One genomic region from Coraliomargarita parva encodes:
- a CDS encoding valine--tRNA ligase: MSEIAKAYEPKEVEQRWYANWLEAGCFKGQVDDAREPYAIMIPPPNVTGMLHMGHVLDNTLQDIFIRRARLEGKAVLWQPGTDHAGIATQTKVEKQLRASEGKSKYDLGREAFVEKVWEFREESGGVILKQLQKLGASCDWDRTSFTLDDHYSKAVLTAFVDFYKRGYIYRGKRMVNWCPATHTAISDEEVNMKPQKGYFYKMRYELVEPDGERTHLEISTTRPETLMGDTAVAVHPEDERYKHLIGKTVWRPFPKAPIPIIGDEYVDREFGTGCLKVTPAHDKNDFEIGQRHGLEVIEVIDHDGKLNALAGEDFDGMERFEARKVAAQKLEDMGLLIEREPYENTVGFSERGDVPIEPRLSEQWFLKYPKVEEAKRAVESGIIKFHPDRWKKTYLHWLNGIQDWCISRQLWWGHRIPVWYKKGLERSTLDFNDPEQVHVSVEGPADPENWEQEEDVLDTWASSYLWPMANLGWPEPTEAQQKELDFWYPTSTLVTGFDIIFFWVARMIMAGLELYGEDKAELTDAEIAARIPFKNIYIHGLIRDEKGRKMSKSLGNSPDPLDLIEKFGADGLRFGICNIAPTGSDILFSEDRIQIGRNFCNKLWNAARFRQMSGEMADNSGLEAILGRIDPAKCDDYDHWILGRLAQVTEDVEKCFTGYELAPLTHNIYAFFWSDFCDWYVEASKGKLKDASLRDNCLAIQDLVLRQVLQLANPVMPHITEELWKGLGYDASQAFIQNARIPHASEVVAGIEVDAGAVERVANLQELISQARALKAQYNLANKRDVEVFYGAEGEAAQVIADNSALIQTLAGIGSLNTIGGKSTDGLPAVVTPLGPLYLDLSSAIDVDAEKARLSKELEKLNKLVAVGENKLKNPKFVDGAPAQVVEGARKQLAETTEKRDETQRILNSLG; the protein is encoded by the coding sequence ATGTCTGAGATCGCAAAAGCCTACGAACCGAAAGAAGTCGAACAACGCTGGTACGCCAACTGGCTTGAAGCCGGATGCTTCAAGGGGCAGGTGGATGATGCCCGCGAGCCCTATGCGATCATGATCCCGCCGCCCAATGTGACCGGCATGCTGCACATGGGCCACGTTCTGGACAACACCCTGCAGGACATCTTCATCCGCCGCGCCCGCCTCGAAGGCAAGGCGGTGCTCTGGCAGCCCGGCACCGACCACGCCGGCATTGCCACCCAGACGAAGGTGGAAAAGCAGCTGCGTGCCTCGGAAGGCAAGTCGAAGTACGATCTTGGCCGTGAGGCATTTGTCGAGAAGGTCTGGGAATTTCGCGAAGAGTCGGGGGGCGTGATACTCAAGCAGCTGCAAAAGCTTGGCGCTTCCTGCGACTGGGACCGCACCAGCTTCACCCTGGACGATCACTACTCCAAGGCGGTGCTCACCGCATTTGTCGACTTCTACAAGCGCGGCTACATCTACCGCGGCAAGCGGATGGTTAACTGGTGCCCGGCCACGCACACCGCGATCTCCGACGAGGAGGTCAACATGAAGCCGCAGAAGGGCTACTTCTACAAGATGCGCTACGAGCTGGTCGAGCCGGACGGCGAGCGCACCCATCTGGAAATTTCCACGACCCGCCCTGAGACCCTGATGGGGGATACTGCGGTTGCGGTGCACCCGGAAGATGAGCGCTACAAGCATCTGATCGGCAAGACGGTCTGGCGTCCCTTCCCCAAGGCTCCGATTCCGATCATCGGCGACGAATATGTCGACCGCGAGTTTGGTACGGGTTGCCTCAAGGTGACGCCCGCCCACGACAAGAATGACTTTGAAATCGGCCAGCGTCACGGGCTGGAGGTCATCGAGGTGATCGACCACGACGGTAAGCTGAATGCCCTGGCGGGCGAAGACTTTGACGGCATGGAGCGCTTCGAGGCCCGCAAGGTGGCGGCGCAGAAGCTTGAGGACATGGGTCTGCTGATCGAACGCGAACCCTACGAAAACACCGTCGGTTTCTCCGAGCGGGGCGATGTGCCGATCGAGCCGCGTTTGTCCGAGCAATGGTTCCTTAAGTACCCGAAGGTCGAGGAAGCCAAGCGCGCGGTGGAGAGCGGCATCATCAAGTTCCACCCGGACCGCTGGAAGAAGACCTATCTGCACTGGCTCAACGGCATTCAGGACTGGTGCATCAGCCGCCAGCTTTGGTGGGGCCACCGTATCCCGGTCTGGTACAAGAAGGGGCTCGAGCGCAGCACCCTCGATTTCAACGATCCGGAGCAGGTCCACGTCTCGGTCGAAGGGCCCGCCGATCCTGAGAACTGGGAGCAGGAGGAAGACGTTCTCGATACCTGGGCCTCTTCCTACCTCTGGCCCATGGCCAACCTGGGCTGGCCGGAGCCGACTGAAGCGCAGCAGAAGGAACTCGATTTCTGGTACCCGACTTCCACCCTGGTCACTGGCTTCGATATTATCTTCTTCTGGGTCGCCCGTATGATCATGGCCGGGCTCGAGCTCTACGGCGAAGATAAGGCAGAGCTGACCGACGCGGAGATCGCCGCCCGTATCCCCTTCAAGAATATTTATATCCACGGCCTGATCCGCGACGAAAAGGGCCGCAAAATGTCCAAGTCGCTGGGCAATTCCCCGGATCCCCTCGACCTGATCGAGAAATTCGGGGCCGACGGCCTGCGCTTCGGTATCTGCAACATCGCGCCGACCGGTTCCGATATTCTTTTCTCCGAGGACCGTATCCAGATCGGACGTAATTTCTGCAACAAGCTGTGGAATGCCGCCCGTTTCCGGCAAATGTCCGGCGAAATGGCCGACAACTCCGGCCTCGAGGCCATCCTTGGACGTATCGATCCGGCCAAGTGTGACGACTACGACCACTGGATCCTGGGCCGTCTGGCCCAAGTCACGGAGGACGTCGAGAAGTGCTTCACCGGCTACGAGCTCGCGCCGCTGACCCACAACATCTACGCATTCTTCTGGAGCGATTTCTGCGACTGGTATGTGGAGGCCTCGAAGGGCAAACTGAAGGACGCCTCGCTGCGTGACAACTGCCTGGCGATCCAGGACCTGGTCCTGCGTCAAGTCCTGCAACTGGCCAACCCGGTCATGCCGCACATCACGGAAGAGCTGTGGAAGGGCTTGGGCTACGATGCCTCGCAGGCCTTTATCCAGAACGCACGGATTCCGCATGCCAGCGAAGTCGTGGCCGGGATCGAGGTGGATGCCGGCGCGGTCGAGCGTGTGGCCAACCTGCAGGAGCTGATTTCCCAGGCCCGCGCACTCAAGGCCCAGTACAATCTGGCCAACAAGCGAGACGTCGAGGTGTTCTACGGAGCCGAAGGCGAGGCCGCCCAGGTCATCGCCGACAATTCCGCCCTGATCCAGACCCTCGCCGGTATCGGCAGCCTGAATACGATCGGCGGGAAATCCACCGACGGGCTTCCCGCAGTGGTGACGCCGCTCGGGCCGCTCTATCTCGACCTCAGCAGTGCGATTGACGTCGACGCGGAAAAGGCCCGCCTGAGCAAGGAGCTCGAAAAGCTCAACAAGCTCGTGGCAGTCGGTGAAAACAAGCTGAAGAACCCGAAATTCGTCGATGGTGCTCCGGCCCAGGTCGTCGAAGGCGCCCGCAAGCAACTCGCCGAAACCACCGAGAAGCGTGACGAGACCCAACGCATCCTGAACAGTTTGGGGTAG
- a CDS encoding SpoIIE family protein phosphatase has product MMSFFIGVVLGLLGMWAVYARQRRKRTLIEEEKQLLQQEKQIVVEFMHNMVEAVATGGDRQAMFQRIIHAAILSTGAMSACIFEKRPDNTLKGIAVEGLFPPQRKLPDEISSKLATRTQFLENILKAESYKMGEGLIGQVAKSGRALLIADAQKDPRVIQHKDRSLQIRSIIVAPVLFQGELIAVLAVTNPVDGLSFTETDFSLVESLAEQVGLAVHNSDAMQLQIEKNKLDLDIELASNIQGLLLPKAFPPSEKLAFAAHCTPAQKIGGDLYDVFALNSKTIGVAVADVSGKGISASILMAICQTNLRHFSKLHRSPSKVLSAINAAMSESMRKDMFITIVYAIIDLETEKVTIARAGHELPLFYDTQEDGRVEVIPVRSQGMAVGMVPPEIFDLTIQDTEIEFGVKDALLLYTDGVTESVNAEGEEYSGKRLTHTLRNLGEGTAQDIVDGVLEGVGRFCGDVGQPDDLTLIAIKHA; this is encoded by the coding sequence ATGATGTCGTTCTTCATTGGCGTCGTACTGGGGCTACTCGGCATGTGGGCGGTCTATGCGCGCCAGCGCCGCAAGCGGACCCTGATCGAGGAAGAGAAGCAACTGCTGCAACAGGAGAAGCAGATCGTCGTCGAGTTCATGCACAACATGGTCGAGGCCGTGGCCACAGGCGGCGACCGGCAGGCCATGTTCCAGCGCATCATCCACGCCGCCATCCTCAGTACCGGCGCGATGAGTGCCTGTATCTTCGAGAAGCGGCCGGACAACACATTGAAGGGCATCGCGGTGGAGGGGCTGTTCCCGCCCCAGCGGAAACTGCCGGACGAAATCAGCTCGAAACTGGCCACCCGCACCCAGTTCTTGGAAAACATTCTCAAGGCGGAAAGCTACAAGATGGGCGAGGGCCTCATTGGCCAGGTGGCCAAGTCCGGACGCGCCCTGCTCATCGCGGACGCCCAAAAAGACCCGCGCGTGATCCAGCATAAGGACCGCTCCCTGCAGATCCGCTCCATCATCGTCGCACCGGTACTCTTCCAGGGCGAACTGATCGCGGTGCTCGCGGTGACCAACCCGGTGGACGGCCTGTCCTTCACGGAAACCGATTTCTCGCTGGTCGAGTCGCTGGCCGAACAGGTCGGGCTGGCGGTGCACAACAGCGATGCCATGCAGCTGCAGATCGAGAAGAACAAGCTCGATCTGGATATCGAGCTGGCCAGCAACATCCAGGGCCTGCTCCTGCCGAAAGCCTTCCCCCCGTCCGAAAAGCTGGCTTTCGCCGCCCACTGCACGCCGGCTCAAAAGATCGGCGGGGACCTCTACGATGTCTTCGCCCTGAATTCGAAGACCATCGGGGTCGCGGTGGCCGACGTGTCCGGCAAGGGGATTTCGGCCTCCATCCTCATGGCCATCTGCCAGACCAACCTGAGGCATTTTTCCAAGCTGCACCGTTCCCCTTCCAAAGTCCTGAGCGCGATCAATGCCGCCATGTCCGAGTCCATGCGCAAGGACATGTTCATCACCATCGTGTACGCCATCATCGACCTGGAAACCGAAAAGGTCACGATCGCGCGGGCCGGCCATGAACTACCACTCTTCTACGACACCCAGGAAGACGGCCGCGTCGAAGTCATCCCCGTGCGCTCGCAGGGCATGGCCGTCGGCATGGTGCCACCGGAAATTTTCGACCTGACCATCCAGGACACCGAAATCGAGTTCGGCGTGAAAGACGCCCTCCTGCTCTATACCGACGGAGTCACGGAAAGCGTGAATGCCGAAGGCGAGGAATACTCCGGCAAGCGCCTGACCCACACCCTTCGCAACCTCGGCGAAGGCACCGCCCAGGATATCGTGGACGGCGTCCTCGAAGGCGTCGGCCGCTTCTGCGGCGATGTCGGCCAGCCCGACGACCTCACCCTTATCGCGATCAAGCACGCGTAG
- a CDS encoding STAS domain-containing protein: protein MNPPKQPTFLVSAYSEPVVVRINGKANYLNCNDFREFIETMLRDGSSQFVLDFEGCTGMDSTFLGILAGTALELRKQPTPGVLVLCQLSERNYELICNLGLQNLLTIAEDLPEGSNKSTTEFSGLQNVEVSDARNVLKAHENLVKADDQNAAKFQDVIAFLRNQVEDENGS from the coding sequence ATGAATCCCCCGAAACAGCCGACCTTCTTGGTGAGTGCTTATAGCGAGCCCGTCGTGGTTCGCATCAACGGCAAGGCGAATTACCTGAACTGCAATGATTTCAGGGAGTTCATCGAAACCATGCTCAGGGACGGCAGTAGCCAGTTCGTACTGGACTTCGAAGGCTGCACGGGGATGGACAGTACCTTTCTCGGCATTCTGGCCGGGACGGCGCTGGAGCTGCGCAAGCAGCCCACGCCGGGGGTACTGGTGCTCTGCCAGTTGAGCGAGCGGAATTACGAGCTCATCTGCAATCTGGGACTGCAAAACCTCCTGACCATCGCAGAAGACCTGCCGGAGGGATCCAACAAATCAACCACTGAATTCTCCGGCCTCCAGAACGTCGAGGTGTCGGACGCCCGCAACGTCTTGAAGGCACATGAAAACCTGGTCAAAGCGGACGACCAGAACGCCGCCAAGTTCCAGGACGTGATCGCCTTCCTCCGCAACCAGGTCGAAGACGAAAACGGGTCCTGA
- a CDS encoding aconitate hydratase has product MNDPFNVIKELNGCKYYSLPALESEAGLSGISKLPVSIRIVLESVLRNCDGKRIVEDDVKALAAWSPTEESNKEIPFVVSRVVLQDFTGVPLLVDLAAMRDAVKGLGKDPSVIEPLVPVDLVVDHSVQVDRSGSANAFLENLKIEFSRNKERYQFLKWGQQAFETFSVVPPAIGIVHQVNLEYLARVVFEKDGILYPDTLVGTDSHTTMINGLGIVGWGVGGIEAESGMLGQPVYFKTPEVIGVHLSGELPEGATATDLTLRITEMLRAEKVVGKFVEFYGEGAAKLSLADRATVANMAPEYGATMGFFPVDEKSLDYLRLTGRSEAEIQRVKDYYEAQGMFGIPRKGEIEYTKSLELDISGIVPCVAGPKRPQDRIEVPSLKTRFKQLMDMPVAEGGFGVAQDAQSKTVRVKAPVAAGGRDEPAGGIANLNGHGDAPMDEAEMVANRPATPSMGEIHNLTDLPELAHGQVLIAAITSCTNTSNPSVMIAAGLVARKALEKGLKVNPLVKTSLGPGSRVVTEYLEETDLQKDLDALGFQLVGYGCTTCIGNSGPLDPAIEEALKEGDIVGASVLSGNRNFEARVHGAIKSNFLMSPPLVVAYALAGTVNIDLSSDPIGTGSDGEPVYLKDIWPSNEEIESLVLSGLKPEMFQSKYGDLTSANPEWNAVTSSTGSIYEWDAKSTYIQNPPFFEGFGMEAGTIGDLTDLRPLAIVGDSITTDHISPAGAIKEDGPAGRYLKDNGVEKKDFNSFGSRRGNDRIMTRGTFANVRFKNKMAEGKEGGYTKLMPENTPMDIYDACQTYKQRGDGLIVIAGEDYGMGSSRDWAAKGTALLGVKAVVAKSFERIHRSNLIGMGVLPLQFNEGMSDESLGLDGTETFSITGLSDAVKPGQSLPLTITKTDGSSQTVDVTLRIDTEIEVDYYRHGGILQYVLRDILNAS; this is encoded by the coding sequence ATGAACGATCCGTTTAACGTCATCAAAGAACTCAACGGCTGCAAATACTACAGCCTTCCCGCCCTTGAAAGCGAAGCCGGCCTCAGCGGCATCTCGAAGCTTCCGGTCAGTATCCGCATCGTGCTGGAGTCCGTGCTCCGGAACTGCGACGGCAAACGGATCGTGGAAGACGATGTCAAGGCGCTCGCCGCCTGGAGCCCGACCGAGGAAAGCAACAAGGAAATCCCCTTCGTGGTCTCCCGCGTGGTCCTGCAGGACTTCACCGGTGTGCCGCTGCTGGTGGACCTCGCCGCCATGCGCGATGCGGTCAAGGGACTGGGCAAGGATCCTTCGGTGATCGAACCGCTGGTACCGGTCGACCTCGTGGTGGACCACTCCGTACAAGTGGACCGCTCCGGCTCGGCCAACGCCTTCCTGGAAAACCTGAAGATCGAGTTTTCCCGCAACAAGGAGCGCTACCAGTTCCTCAAGTGGGGCCAGCAGGCCTTTGAAACCTTCAGCGTGGTGCCTCCGGCCATCGGGATCGTGCACCAGGTGAACCTTGAGTACCTGGCCCGCGTGGTCTTCGAAAAGGACGGTATCCTCTATCCGGATACTTTGGTCGGCACCGACTCCCACACCACCATGATCAACGGTCTCGGCATCGTGGGCTGGGGCGTGGGCGGCATTGAAGCCGAATCCGGCATGCTGGGCCAACCGGTTTATTTCAAGACCCCCGAAGTGATCGGGGTGCACCTGAGCGGAGAGCTGCCGGAAGGCGCCACCGCCACCGACCTGACCCTCCGCATCACGGAAATGCTCCGCGCCGAGAAGGTGGTCGGCAAGTTCGTCGAGTTCTACGGTGAAGGCGCGGCCAAGCTGAGCCTGGCCGACCGTGCGACGGTTGCCAACATGGCCCCCGAATACGGTGCCACCATGGGCTTCTTCCCGGTCGACGAAAAGTCCCTCGACTACCTCCGCCTGACCGGCCGCAGCGAAGCCGAGATCCAGCGCGTGAAGGATTACTACGAAGCCCAGGGCATGTTCGGCATCCCGCGCAAGGGCGAGATCGAGTACACCAAGAGCCTGGAACTGGACATCAGCGGGATCGTGCCCTGCGTGGCCGGCCCAAAGCGTCCGCAGGACCGCATCGAGGTGCCTTCGCTCAAGACACGTTTCAAGCAGCTCATGGACATGCCGGTGGCCGAAGGCGGCTTCGGCGTGGCCCAGGACGCCCAAAGCAAGACCGTGCGCGTCAAGGCACCGGTCGCAGCCGGAGGCCGCGACGAGCCGGCCGGCGGGATCGCCAACCTCAACGGTCACGGGGATGCCCCGATGGATGAGGCCGAAATGGTCGCCAACCGCCCGGCCACACCGAGCATGGGCGAAATCCACAACTTGACCGACCTGCCCGAACTCGCACACGGCCAGGTGCTGATCGCGGCGATCACCAGCTGCACCAACACGTCCAACCCTTCTGTCATGATCGCCGCCGGCCTGGTGGCCCGCAAGGCCCTCGAAAAGGGCCTCAAGGTCAACCCGCTGGTCAAGACCTCCCTCGGACCGGGCTCCCGCGTGGTGACCGAGTATCTCGAGGAAACCGACCTGCAAAAGGATCTCGACGCCCTCGGCTTCCAGCTCGTGGGCTACGGCTGCACCACTTGTATCGGCAACTCCGGCCCGCTCGACCCGGCCATCGAGGAAGCCCTCAAGGAAGGTGACATCGTCGGGGCCTCCGTGCTCTCCGGCAACCGTAACTTCGAAGCCCGTGTCCACGGTGCGATCAAGTCGAACTTCCTCATGTCCCCGCCGCTGGTCGTGGCCTACGCCCTCGCCGGCACAGTCAACATCGACCTGAGCTCCGACCCGATCGGCACCGGCAGCGACGGCGAACCGGTCTATCTAAAGGACATCTGGCCGAGCAATGAAGAGATCGAAAGCCTGGTGCTCTCCGGCCTCAAGCCCGAGATGTTCCAGTCCAAGTACGGCGACCTGACCTCCGCAAATCCGGAGTGGAACGCCGTGACCTCCTCCACCGGCAGCATCTACGAGTGGGACGCCAAGTCCACCTACATCCAGAACCCGCCCTTCTTCGAAGGCTTCGGGATGGAAGCCGGCACGATCGGCGACCTCACGGACCTGCGCCCGCTGGCCATCGTGGGCGACTCCATCACCACCGACCACATCTCCCCGGCCGGTGCGATAAAGGAAGACGGCCCGGCCGGCCGCTACCTGAAGGACAACGGGGTGGAAAAGAAGGACTTCAACAGCTTCGGCTCGCGCCGCGGCAACGACCGGATCATGACCCGCGGCACCTTTGCCAATGTCCGCTTCAAGAACAAGATGGCGGAAGGCAAGGAAGGCGGCTACACTAAGCTGATGCCGGAAAACACGCCGATGGACATCTATGATGCCTGCCAGACCTACAAACAGCGCGGTGACGGGCTGATTGTGATCGCGGGCGAAGACTACGGCATGGGCAGCTCGCGCGACTGGGCCGCCAAGGGCACCGCCCTGCTCGGCGTGAAAGCCGTCGTGGCCAAGAGCTTCGAACGGATCCACCGCAGCAACCTGATCGGCATGGGCGTGCTTCCCCTGCAGTTCAATGAAGGGATGAGCGACGAAAGCCTCGGTCTGGACGGCACGGAGACGTTCTCCATCACCGGCCTCTCCGACGCGGTCAAGCCCGGCCAGTCGCTGCCGTTGACGATCACGAAGACGGACGGCAGCAGCCAGACGGTTGACGTCACGCTGCGGATCGATACAGAGATTGAAGTCGACTATTACCGTCACGGCGGCATCCTGCAATATGTGCTGCGTGACATCCTGAATGCTTCTTGA
- a CDS encoding redoxin domain-containing protein — translation MALATGTQAPDFTLKTKNADGLQDVTLSDNYGKQKTVLLFFPLAFTSVCMEEMCSVSSGIQDYTSLNAAVYGISVDSPFSQEKMAQVDGLKFPLLSDFNKEVSKAYDVLFEDLLGFKGVSKRSAFVIDENGSIVYSESSDDPKQLPDFEAIKAALKG, via the coding sequence ATGGCACTTGCAACCGGCACCCAAGCACCCGATTTCACACTGAAGACCAAAAACGCCGACGGCCTCCAGGACGTCACCCTGAGTGACAACTACGGCAAGCAGAAGACTGTTCTTCTCTTTTTCCCCCTCGCTTTTACCAGTGTCTGCATGGAAGAAATGTGCTCGGTCAGCTCGGGCATCCAGGACTACACCAGCCTGAACGCGGCGGTGTACGGGATCTCGGTGGACAGCCCCTTCTCGCAGGAGAAGATGGCGCAGGTCGACGGGTTGAAATTCCCACTGCTGAGCGACTTCAACAAGGAGGTCTCGAAGGCATACGATGTGCTGTTCGAAGACCTGTTAGGCTTCAAGGGCGTATCCAAGCGCTCGGCCTTCGTGATCGATGAAAACGGCAGCATTGTTTACAGCGAATCTTCGGACGACCCGAAGCAACTGCCGGACTTCGAAGCCATCAAGGCGGCCCTGAAGGGCTAA
- a CDS encoding EamA family transporter, which translates to MYYLALVSLFWAFSFGLIGNRLAGMDSVQITCLRLLLALLVFLPFFRPRGLRTGDTLRLLLCGSIQFGCMYLCYIQAFRYLPSHLVALFSITTPLYVVIIHELRSLRFQSRHFAAALLSIAGAAVIKIEAGSYEDLWTGFLLMQLSGIAFAFGQVYYRDWKQAHPRIQDARIFALPYAGGCAAAFGYSFFASDWSSFAPSPEQVVVLLYLGVIASGLGFFLWNKGASLSRAGTLAAFNNAVIPIGMFCSLFVFGEWHSITLTDLLRLALGTVLIGVAVWLAERGGRRP; encoded by the coding sequence ATGTACTATCTCGCGCTTGTTTCACTGTTCTGGGCTTTCTCTTTCGGCCTGATCGGCAACCGTCTGGCCGGGATGGATTCCGTCCAGATCACATGCCTGCGCCTGCTCCTGGCCCTGCTGGTCTTTCTGCCCTTTTTTCGCCCACGGGGACTGCGCACCGGCGACACGCTCCGCCTCCTGCTTTGCGGCAGCATCCAGTTCGGCTGTATGTACCTGTGTTACATACAGGCCTTCCGCTACCTGCCCTCACACCTCGTGGCCCTGTTTTCCATCACCACCCCGCTCTACGTGGTGATCATCCATGAACTGCGCTCGCTTCGCTTCCAGAGCCGCCATTTCGCCGCCGCCCTGCTTTCCATCGCCGGTGCCGCCGTGATCAAGATCGAGGCCGGCAGCTACGAGGACCTGTGGACCGGATTCCTGCTCATGCAGCTCTCGGGCATCGCCTTTGCCTTCGGGCAGGTGTACTACCGCGACTGGAAGCAAGCACATCCAAGGATCCAGGACGCCCGGATCTTTGCCCTGCCCTATGCCGGTGGTTGCGCCGCCGCCTTCGGCTACAGCTTCTTCGCCAGCGACTGGAGCAGCTTCGCCCCCAGCCCGGAGCAAGTCGTCGTGCTGCTCTATCTCGGCGTGATTGCCTCCGGACTCGGCTTCTTCCTCTGGAACAAGGGCGCCAGCCTGAGCCGCGCCGGCACGCTGGCCGCCTTCAACAACGCCGTCATCCCGATCGGCATGTTCTGCTCGCTCTTCGTCTTCGGCGAATGGCACAGCATTACCCTCACCGACCTCCTGCGCCTCGCCCTCGGCACCGTCCTCATCGGCGTCGCCGTCTGGCTGGCAGAACGCGGCGGACGGAGGCCATAG
- a CDS encoding FecR family protein, producing the protein MKHLSLRVALIGFFLIGALTLQAAELASAKVLSVSGSVTLYSGDAERPLQAGDILHQGDSVSSSQLSGAKLVFSNGSIITVEPNTSLTLREMKQESFAGGKSYEELEADPSQSQTMLELNYGKVKGEVKKLANGSNFNVETPLGTAAIRGTVFWIELIYNAEAGQLELRVMNIKGEVDLMTKFAGAMEFKGGAASMGYDSRAETTRVSNIPNQHIIIMHLSKEDPNYDEIVDVLTNYFPTGGRAPRIITLPTPELTPEDPGVIVVSPEIELPTPD; encoded by the coding sequence ATGAAACATCTTTCTCTACGCGTCGCACTCATTGGTTTCTTCTTAATCGGTGCCCTTACCCTGCAAGCAGCTGAACTCGCCTCCGCCAAAGTCCTGTCCGTATCCGGCTCGGTGACTCTCTATTCGGGTGATGCCGAACGCCCCCTGCAGGCAGGCGACATTCTACATCAGGGCGACTCCGTCAGTTCCTCCCAACTCAGCGGCGCGAAGCTGGTCTTCTCCAACGGTTCGATCATTACGGTCGAGCCGAACACCAGCCTGACCCTCCGCGAAATGAAGCAGGAAAGCTTCGCCGGCGGCAAGAGCTACGAAGAGCTCGAAGCAGATCCGAGCCAGTCGCAAACCATGCTGGAGCTCAACTACGGCAAGGTGAAGGGCGAGGTCAAGAAGCTGGCCAACGGTTCCAATTTCAACGTCGAAACCCCGCTGGGTACCGCCGCCATCCGCGGCACCGTGTTCTGGATCGAACTGATCTACAACGCCGAGGCTGGCCAACTTGAGCTCCGCGTGATGAACATTAAGGGTGAAGTCGACCTCATGACCAAGTTTGCCGGTGCCATGGAATTCAAGGGCGGCGCAGCCAGCATGGGCTACGACTCGCGTGCCGAAACCACCCGAGTCTCCAACATCCCCAACCAGCACATCATCATCATGCATCTCTCCAAGGAGGATCCGAACTATGATGAGATCGTGGATGTCCTGACAAACTACTTCCCGACCGGCGGGCGTGCTCCGAGAATCATCACCCTGCCGACCCCGGAACTCACTCCGGAAGATCCCGGCGTGATCGTGGTCAGCCCGGAAATCGAGCTACCGACCCCCGATTAA
- the hisA gene encoding phosphoribosylformimino-5-aminoimidazole carboxamide ribotide isomerase, whose product MTQFRPCIDLHAGKVKQIVGGSLSDDDRTLRTNFESEQPAGYFARRYKEDGLTGGHVIQLGPGNAAAARQALAAYPRGLQIGGGIRRENAVEWLQAGASHVIVTSWLFDAEGHFLPGHLDALVAEVGREHLVVDLSCRAREGQWVVAMNRWQTPTDLMVDAPTLEELSHSCAEFLIHAADVEGKCEGIDEALVRMLGAHCPIPVTYAGGAQAFDDLALVESLSGGRVDLTIGSALDLFGGQRIAYEDCVAWNRRRQGRLEG is encoded by the coding sequence ATGACACAATTCCGTCCCTGTATTGACCTGCACGCCGGCAAGGTGAAGCAAATCGTCGGCGGCAGCCTGAGCGACGACGACCGCACGCTGCGCACAAATTTCGAGAGCGAGCAGCCGGCGGGGTATTTTGCGCGGCGCTACAAGGAGGACGGATTGACCGGCGGACATGTGATCCAACTGGGGCCCGGAAATGCCGCGGCCGCACGGCAGGCGCTGGCGGCCTATCCGCGCGGCTTGCAGATCGGCGGCGGGATCCGCCGTGAAAATGCGGTGGAGTGGCTGCAGGCCGGCGCCAGCCATGTGATCGTGACCTCCTGGCTCTTTGACGCCGAGGGACATTTTCTGCCCGGGCATCTGGACGCCCTGGTGGCGGAAGTCGGACGTGAGCACCTGGTGGTGGACCTGAGCTGCCGCGCCCGTGAGGGGCAATGGGTGGTGGCGATGAACCGCTGGCAGACCCCGACCGACCTGATGGTGGATGCCCCAACACTCGAGGAACTCTCACACAGCTGCGCCGAATTTCTCATCCATGCGGCCGATGTGGAGGGCAAGTGCGAGGGGATCGATGAAGCCCTCGTGCGGATGCTCGGCGCGCATTGCCCGATCCCCGTCACTTACGCCGGCGGCGCCCAGGCCTTTGACGACCTCGCCCTGGTCGAATCCCTCAGCGGCGGCCGGGTCGACCTGACCATCGGCAGCGCCCTCGATCTCTTCGGCGGCCAGCGCATCGCCTACGAGGACTGCGTCGCCTGGAACCGGAGGCGGCAAGGCCGCCTGGAGGGCTGA